A single region of the Halorubrum depositum genome encodes:
- a CDS encoding TIGR00296 family protein, with the protein MSEAQTVQLSYDDGARAVELAREAVESFVRHGQREQPGSMREAFYARTGAFVRLESTRGRGRLRGCAGAWETSDQLGHAIVEAAIKAASDDSCGSEVEPKELDNITVSVFVVSNTVLTNDPLADLKIGTHGVAVDGGNAHGWLYPTVPVENGWSGAEFLSRACRKAKLSPTAWEDDDTMVTLIEGQVFRERADGGAVEEL; encoded by the coding sequence ATGTCCGAGGCCCAGACCGTTCAACTGTCGTACGACGACGGTGCACGAGCGGTCGAACTCGCGCGGGAGGCGGTCGAGTCGTTCGTCCGACACGGACAACGCGAACAACCCGGCAGTATGCGCGAGGCGTTCTACGCCCGCACCGGGGCGTTCGTTCGACTGGAGTCCACGAGAGGTCGCGGCCGGCTCCGCGGCTGCGCCGGCGCGTGGGAGACCTCCGACCAGCTCGGCCACGCGATCGTCGAGGCCGCGATCAAGGCCGCCTCCGACGACTCGTGCGGCTCGGAGGTGGAGCCGAAGGAGCTCGACAACATCACCGTCTCCGTGTTCGTCGTCTCGAACACGGTGCTCACCAACGACCCCCTCGCCGACCTGAAGATCGGCACGCACGGCGTCGCCGTCGACGGCGGCAACGCGCACGGCTGGCTCTACCCGACGGTCCCCGTCGAGAACGGCTGGTCCGGCGCCGAGTTCCTCTCGCGCGCCTGCCGGAAGGCGAAGCTCTCCCCGACAGCGTGGGAGGACGACGACACGATGGTGACGCTCATCGAGGGGCAGGTGTTCCGAGAGCGCGCCGACGGCGGCGCGGTCGAAGAGCTGTAA
- a CDS encoding phosphate ABC transporter permease: MLTPVNAGLVLAGLLLAFVGAAVSVYAVTLTGLLVGGGAGYLAAPSLVGLIAVDGPVLTGVAVAIGAAVGGFLAYAGLSFAVVAIGGLVGGFAGRFAVGPLYAADAAGFEGTLLLVGATLAGVAVGALFGFVLSRTTLVVSTAFIGAAFASRSITPATLDAAAAGPSVEPLLFDVAAPVFVAVFALGALSQLGLFRFGYVTKLVGLLPGARRWTADDDRKAKGA; this comes from the coding sequence ATGCTCACCCCAGTCAACGCCGGACTCGTCCTCGCCGGACTCCTCCTCGCGTTCGTCGGCGCCGCGGTTTCCGTCTACGCCGTCACGCTGACCGGGCTGCTCGTCGGGGGCGGCGCGGGCTACCTCGCCGCGCCGAGTCTCGTCGGGCTGATCGCGGTCGACGGGCCGGTCCTGACGGGGGTCGCGGTCGCGATCGGCGCCGCGGTCGGCGGCTTCCTCGCGTACGCCGGGCTCTCCTTCGCCGTCGTCGCCATCGGCGGACTGGTCGGCGGCTTCGCCGGCCGGTTCGCGGTCGGGCCGCTGTACGCGGCCGACGCGGCCGGGTTCGAGGGGACGCTGCTGCTCGTCGGCGCGACGCTCGCGGGCGTCGCGGTCGGCGCGCTGTTCGGATTCGTCCTGAGCCGGACGACGCTCGTCGTCTCGACGGCGTTCATCGGCGCGGCGTTCGCGTCGCGGTCGATCACCCCGGCGACGCTGGACGCGGCCGCCGCCGGGCCGTCGGTCGAGCCGCTCCTGTTCGACGTCGCCGCGCCGGTCTTCGTGGCCGTCTTCGCCCTCGGCGCGCTCTCGCAGCTCGGGCTATTCCGGTTCGGCTACGTGACGAAGCTGGTCGGGCTCCTCCCCGGTGCGCGGCGGTGGACCGCGGACGACGACCGGAAGGCGAAGGGCGCCTGA
- a CDS encoding NUDIX hydrolase, with protein sequence MDDLAWETLDTDIDYRCPGFDVRRDEVRFPDGETDGFHYVDEPPAVVVLPLTADGDVVVIDEWRQAVDRVNRGLPAGTVEPEDADDLERAAARELAEETGYEADAFERLTTVEPTNGMADSVHHHFLATGCEPTAERDLDHNESIAVETVPYDDLLSAVVDEGLRDGRAVTAVLWYELLYR encoded by the coding sequence ATGGACGACCTCGCCTGGGAGACGCTCGACACCGACATCGACTACCGCTGCCCCGGCTTCGACGTGCGCCGCGACGAGGTGCGCTTTCCGGACGGCGAGACGGACGGGTTCCACTACGTCGACGAGCCCCCGGCGGTCGTGGTGCTCCCGCTGACCGCCGACGGCGACGTCGTCGTCATCGACGAGTGGCGACAGGCGGTCGACCGCGTCAACCGCGGGCTCCCCGCCGGGACGGTCGAGCCGGAGGACGCCGACGACCTCGAACGCGCCGCGGCGCGCGAGCTCGCCGAGGAGACGGGGTACGAGGCCGACGCCTTCGAGCGCCTGACGACGGTGGAGCCGACGAACGGGATGGCGGACTCGGTCCACCACCACTTCCTCGCGACGGGCTGTGAACCCACGGCCGAGCGCGACCTCGACCACAACGAGTCGATCGCGGTCGAGACGGTCCCGTACGACGACCTGCTATCGGCCGTCGTCGACGAGGGGCTCCGTGACGGGCGGGCCGTGACCGCCGTGCTCTGGTACGAGCTGCTGTATCGCTGA
- a CDS encoding CPBP family intramembrane glutamic endopeptidase produces MADPSSDDGNRREPEASDGGEPSAPDGGEPADGSTAPGDGPSTTDRTASSTASGGSGGRTVAVAIATALLLGVLGPAIALASGGVVLGLNAVTGGLPLAASLVLTLVLGQYVAFGGLAVLYLTWRGFDRAGIVEYLGVRRPSLKEIGLIVGSWALILVTIMAVSIVIQRLGTEAASNQSAELAMQNPAIIPLLIAASFLVIGPSEEILYRGVVQGRLRETLSPIPAILIASAIFAAVHVMALTGGASARLTTIAILFLPSIVFGAVYEYTENLVVPALLHGLHNAVIFTILYITIAYGDEIQEAAGGSAALIPF; encoded by the coding sequence ATGGCTGACCCCTCCAGCGACGACGGGAATCGACGGGAGCCGGAGGCTTCCGACGGCGGCGAGCCGAGCGCTCCCGACGGCGGCGAGCCGGCGGACGGCTCGACCGCACCCGGCGACGGGCCGTCGACCACCGACCGCACCGCCTCGTCGACGGCGTCCGGCGGTTCGGGGGGCCGCACCGTCGCGGTCGCGATCGCCACGGCCCTGCTCTTGGGGGTCCTCGGCCCCGCGATCGCCCTCGCCAGCGGGGGCGTGGTGCTCGGTCTCAACGCCGTGACGGGCGGGCTCCCGCTCGCCGCGAGCCTCGTGCTCACGCTGGTGTTGGGCCAGTACGTCGCGTTCGGCGGGCTGGCGGTCCTCTACCTCACGTGGCGGGGGTTCGACCGGGCCGGGATCGTCGAATACCTCGGCGTGCGCCGCCCGAGCCTGAAGGAGATCGGCCTGATCGTGGGGAGCTGGGCGCTCATCCTCGTCACGATCATGGCCGTCTCGATCGTGATCCAGCGGCTCGGGACGGAGGCCGCCTCGAACCAGAGCGCGGAGCTCGCCATGCAGAACCCCGCGATCATCCCGCTCCTCATCGCGGCGTCGTTCCTCGTGATCGGCCCCTCGGAGGAGATCCTGTACCGCGGCGTCGTGCAGGGGCGGCTCCGGGAGACGCTGTCGCCGATCCCCGCGATCCTCATCGCCTCCGCGATATTCGCGGCCGTCCACGTTATGGCGCTGACCGGCGGCGCCTCCGCGCGGCTCACGACCATCGCCATCCTCTTCCTCCCGAGCATCGTCTTCGGCGCGGTGTACGAGTACACCGAGAACCTCGTCGTGCCGGCGCTGCTCCACGGCCTCCACAACGCCGTCATCTTCACGATCCTGTACATCACGATCGCTTACGGCGACGAGATTCAGGAAGCGGCCGGCGGCAGCGCGGCGCTGATTCCCTTTTAA
- a CDS encoding class I fructose-bisphosphate aldolase, with the protein MLPHAADNISRDGKSLILAYDHGLEHGPVDFEPNPDTADPERIFELATHEAVTALAVQKGVAEAYYPDYEDEVNLLLKLNGTSNLWMGEPNSAVNCTAEYAAGLGADAIGFTVYGGSNHEIEMAEEFREAQEGAREHDMGVVMWSYPRGQGLRNDGSPDVISYGARLGLELGADVVKVKYPGSPEAMGDAVEMAGPANVVMSGGTMRDDKAFLRNVSNAIDAGATGIAVGRNVFQRDDPERILDALEAVVFQEADPAEALAVAESDD; encoded by the coding sequence ATGCTTCCTCACGCCGCCGACAACATCTCGCGGGACGGTAAGTCGCTGATCCTCGCGTACGACCACGGTCTCGAGCACGGGCCGGTCGACTTCGAACCGAACCCCGACACGGCGGACCCCGAGCGGATCTTCGAGCTCGCCACCCACGAGGCGGTCACCGCGCTGGCCGTCCAGAAGGGGGTCGCCGAGGCGTACTACCCCGACTACGAGGACGAGGTGAACCTTCTGTTGAAGCTCAACGGAACCTCGAACCTCTGGATGGGCGAGCCGAACAGCGCGGTCAACTGCACGGCCGAATACGCCGCCGGACTCGGCGCCGACGCGATCGGGTTCACGGTGTACGGCGGGTCGAACCACGAGATCGAGATGGCCGAGGAGTTCCGGGAGGCGCAGGAGGGCGCCCGCGAGCACGACATGGGGGTCGTCATGTGGTCGTACCCCCGCGGGCAGGGGCTCCGCAACGACGGGAGCCCGGACGTCATCTCGTACGGCGCGCGGCTCGGCTTAGAGCTCGGCGCCGACGTGGTGAAAGTGAAGTACCCCGGCTCACCCGAGGCGATGGGCGACGCCGTCGAGATGGCCGGCCCCGCCAACGTCGTGATGTCCGGCGGGACGATGCGCGACGACAAGGCGTTCCTCCGGAACGTCTCGAACGCCATCGACGCGGGCGCGACCGGGATCGCCGTCGGCCGGAACGTCTTCCAGCGCGACGACCCCGAGCGCATCCTCGACGCGCTGGAGGCCGTGGTCTTCCAGGAGGCCGACCCGGCCGAGGCGCTGGCCGTCGCCGAGAGCGACGACTGA
- a CDS encoding zinc ribbon domain-containing protein: MSNDRVRCVDCREPIASDARVCPHCEAVQPSPLVDVGVAVAGVFAFAFGLLLAMLTIGTSRLFGFLLLVVGFGLAVGGYTRHVDRRAGRRAR, encoded by the coding sequence GTGTCGAACGACCGCGTCCGCTGCGTCGACTGCCGCGAGCCGATCGCGAGCGACGCCCGGGTCTGCCCGCACTGCGAGGCGGTCCAGCCGTCGCCGCTCGTCGACGTCGGGGTGGCCGTCGCCGGCGTCTTCGCGTTCGCCTTCGGCCTGCTCCTCGCGATGCTGACGATCGGGACGAGCCGGCTGTTCGGCTTCCTGCTGCTCGTCGTCGGCTTCGGCCTCGCCGTCGGCGGCTACACCCGCCACGTCGACCGGCGGGCGGGACGGCGGGCGCGGTGA
- a CDS encoding class 1 fructose-bisphosphatase, which translates to MTDPVSDRDPDPTVEAVFDAVAETAPEIRAALPGRRVESGTDNPSGESVLAGDLYADELLGEALTAIDGVGSFVSEEREAAVDAGGAVGSDADGGPYAVAIDPLDGSSNLRSNNAMGTVVGIYDAPLPATGRDLVAAGYVLYGPITTMVVADDAGVREEVVEADSEGSVTRSVVEDDLRLPGDPLVYGFGGRVPDWPDDFTAFAREVEDELKLRYGGAMVGDVNQVLTYGGIFAYPALVDAPDGKLRLSFEANPIAYIVERAGGAATDGDIDILDVEPEGVHDRVPLYVGNEELVERLKTALD; encoded by the coding sequence ATGACTGACCCTGTCTCGGACCGCGATCCGGACCCGACCGTCGAGGCCGTCTTCGACGCGGTCGCCGAGACGGCCCCCGAGATCCGCGCCGCGCTGCCCGGTCGCCGCGTCGAGAGCGGGACCGACAACCCCTCGGGCGAGAGCGTCCTGGCCGGCGACCTGTACGCCGACGAGCTGCTCGGCGAGGCGCTCACCGCGATCGACGGCGTCGGCTCGTTCGTCAGCGAGGAGCGCGAGGCCGCCGTCGACGCCGGCGGCGCGGTCGGGAGCGACGCGGACGGCGGCCCCTACGCGGTCGCGATCGACCCCCTCGACGGCTCCTCGAACCTCCGGTCGAACAACGCGATGGGCACCGTCGTCGGGATCTACGACGCGCCCCTCCCCGCGACCGGGAGAGACCTCGTCGCCGCCGGCTACGTCCTCTACGGCCCGATCACGACGATGGTCGTCGCCGACGACGCCGGCGTTCGCGAGGAGGTGGTCGAGGCGGACTCCGAGGGGTCGGTCACCCGCTCGGTCGTCGAGGACGACCTGCGGCTCCCCGGCGACCCCCTCGTCTACGGGTTCGGCGGGCGCGTCCCGGACTGGCCGGACGACTTCACCGCCTTCGCGCGCGAGGTCGAAGACGAGCTGAAGCTCCGGTACGGCGGCGCCATGGTCGGCGACGTGAACCAGGTGCTCACCTACGGCGGCATCTTCGCGTACCCCGCCCTCGTCGACGCGCCGGACGGGAAGCTCCGGCTCTCCTTCGAGGCGAACCCGATCGCCTACATCGTCGAGCGGGCGGGCGGGGCCGCCACGGACGGCGACATCGACATCCTCGACGTCGAGCCCGAGGGCGTTCACGACCGCGTGCCGCTGTACGTCGGCAACGAGGAGTTGGTCGAGCGGTTGAAAACGGCGCTCGACTGA
- a CDS encoding 3-hydroxyacyl-CoA dehydrogenase family protein, whose protein sequence is MRELSDIDVVGVVGAGTMGNGIAQVAATAGYEVVMRDIEQEYVDRGLDSIDDSLDRLAAKDALDEEPAAIRDRIAGTTALADLASADVVVEAAVEDMDVKRDVFADLDEVTDDDVVLATNTSTLSITTIASATDRAGDVIGLHFMNPVPIMDGVEVVVGERTADAVVEFAHAFAAALGKETWESDDKPGFVTNRILMPWINEGVRAYDEGVAEKADIDRGMKLGTNVPMGPLELADHIGLDVVLDASETLHAELGDRYKPAYLVKRKVEAGDLGKKTGRGFYEYEDE, encoded by the coding sequence ATGCGGGAGCTATCCGACATCGACGTCGTCGGCGTGGTGGGGGCCGGTACGATGGGCAACGGGATCGCGCAGGTCGCCGCGACCGCCGGCTACGAGGTCGTGATGCGCGACATCGAGCAGGAGTACGTCGATCGCGGCCTCGACAGCATCGACGACAGCCTCGATCGGCTGGCGGCGAAGGACGCCCTCGACGAGGAGCCGGCGGCGATCCGCGACCGGATCGCGGGCACCACCGCCCTCGCCGACCTCGCGTCCGCGGACGTCGTCGTCGAGGCGGCGGTCGAGGACATGGACGTGAAACGCGACGTGTTCGCCGACCTCGACGAGGTGACCGACGACGACGTCGTCCTCGCGACGAACACCTCGACGCTGTCGATCACGACCATCGCGAGCGCCACGGACCGCGCGGGCGACGTGATCGGCCTCCACTTCATGAACCCGGTGCCGATCATGGACGGCGTGGAGGTCGTCGTCGGGGAGCGCACCGCGGACGCGGTCGTCGAGTTCGCGCACGCCTTCGCCGCGGCCCTCGGCAAGGAGACGTGGGAGTCCGACGACAAGCCCGGCTTCGTCACGAACCGCATCCTGATGCCGTGGATCAACGAGGGCGTCCGGGCCTACGACGAGGGCGTCGCCGAGAAGGCCGACATCGACCGAGGGATGAAGCTCGGGACGAACGTCCCGATGGGCCCCTTAGAGCTCGCCGACCACATCGGGCTCGACGTGGTGTTAGACGCCAGCGAGACGCTCCACGCCGAGCTCGGCGACCGCTACAAGCCGGCGTACCTCGTCAAGCGCAAGGTGGAGGCCGGCGACCTCGGGAAGAAGACGGGCCGCGGGTTCTACGAGTACGAAGACGAGTAA
- a CDS encoding hybrid sensor histidine kinase/response regulator translates to MPERIDVLHVDDDPSVLDLAEAYLERELDAVAVTGVTSASDALDALDGERFDCIVSDYDMPGTDGLEFFERLRETDRSIPFVLYTGKGSEEIASQALNAGVTGYFQKGGPEQLRRLANRVRQAVDEHRTREIADRYSTVIDALGYPVYVVDETGVFRFVNEPFAELTGYDREEIVGSEPSLIKDDEAVAEAENRLGTILSGSGPDVQRFRVDIAPKEGEPIPCRDHMAALPYEGDCFEGSVGILRDVSDEVERREELETKTRALDEAPVGITITDPDRPDNPMVYVNDRFVGMTGYDRDEAVGVNCRFLQGADTDEASVARLREAIDAEEPTSVELLNYRKDGTEFWNRVSIAPIRDAGGRVSEWVGFQEDITAFKEREAALERQNERLDSFASIVSHDLRNPLNVAQGRVDLARTTADEGAEHLDAAADALDRIGSIVEHTLTLAREGETVGDPEPVSVADVAADSWETVDTGAAELTIETDREVLADADRLRNLFENLVRNAVEHGGPDVAIRVGDLDDGFYVADDGPGIPEGVADELFDPGQSGVEGNTGFGLAIVQEIANAHGWTVAATESAEGGARFEIRGIERRQPPAVES, encoded by the coding sequence ATGCCCGAACGGATCGACGTGTTGCACGTCGACGACGACCCCTCCGTGCTGGATCTCGCGGAGGCGTATCTCGAACGCGAACTGGACGCCGTCGCGGTGACGGGCGTCACGTCGGCGTCGGACGCGCTCGACGCGCTCGACGGCGAGCGGTTCGACTGCATCGTCAGCGACTACGACATGCCCGGCACGGACGGGCTGGAGTTCTTCGAGCGGCTCCGCGAGACCGACCGCTCGATCCCGTTCGTGTTGTACACCGGGAAGGGGAGCGAGGAGATCGCGAGTCAGGCGCTCAACGCGGGCGTCACCGGCTACTTCCAGAAGGGCGGCCCAGAGCAGCTCCGCCGGCTCGCGAACCGCGTCCGGCAGGCGGTCGACGAGCACCGGACCCGGGAGATCGCGGACCGCTACTCGACGGTCATCGACGCGCTCGGCTACCCCGTGTACGTCGTCGACGAGACCGGCGTCTTCCGGTTCGTCAACGAGCCGTTCGCGGAGCTGACCGGCTACGACCGCGAGGAGATCGTCGGGAGCGAACCGAGCCTCATCAAGGACGACGAGGCCGTCGCGGAGGCGGAGAATCGGCTCGGGACGATCCTCTCCGGCTCCGGGCCGGACGTCCAGCGGTTCCGGGTGGACATCGCTCCGAAGGAGGGCGAGCCGATCCCCTGTCGGGACCACATGGCGGCGCTCCCGTACGAGGGCGACTGCTTCGAGGGGAGCGTCGGCATCCTGCGAGACGTCTCCGACGAGGTGGAGCGGCGCGAGGAGCTGGAGACGAAGACGCGCGCGCTCGACGAGGCGCCCGTCGGCATCACCATCACCGACCCCGACCGGCCGGACAACCCGATGGTGTACGTCAACGACCGGTTCGTCGGGATGACCGGCTACGACCGCGACGAGGCGGTCGGCGTCAACTGCCGGTTCCTGCAGGGCGCCGACACCGACGAGGCGTCGGTCGCGCGGCTCCGCGAGGCGATCGACGCGGAGGAGCCGACCAGCGTCGAGCTGCTGAACTACCGGAAGGACGGCACCGAGTTCTGGAACCGGGTCAGCATCGCCCCCATCCGCGACGCGGGCGGTCGCGTCTCCGAGTGGGTCGGCTTCCAGGAGGACATCACGGCGTTCAAGGAGCGCGAGGCGGCGCTCGAGCGACAGAACGAGCGGCTCGACTCCTTCGCGAGCATCGTGAGCCACGACCTCCGGAACCCGCTCAACGTCGCGCAGGGCCGCGTCGACCTGGCGCGGACGACGGCGGACGAGGGCGCCGAGCACCTCGACGCCGCGGCCGACGCGCTCGACCGCATCGGGTCCATCGTCGAGCACACGCTCACGCTCGCCCGCGAGGGGGAGACCGTCGGCGACCCCGAGCCGGTGTCCGTCGCGGACGTCGCCGCGGACAGCTGGGAGACGGTCGACACCGGCGCCGCCGAGCTGACGATCGAAACCGACCGGGAGGTGCTGGCCGACGCCGACCGGCTCCGGAACCTCTTCGAGAACCTCGTCCGGAACGCCGTGGAACACGGCGGCCCGGACGTGGCGATCCGCGTCGGCGACCTCGACGACGGCTTCTACGTCGCCGACGACGGGCCGGGAATCCCGGAGGGGGTCGCGGACGAGCTCTTCGACCCCGGACAGAGCGGCGTCGAGGGCAACACCGGCTTCGGGCTGGCGATCGTCCAGGAGATCGCCAACGCGCACGGCTGGACCGTCGCGGCGACCGAGTCGGCCGAGGGCGGCGCGCGCTTCGAGATCCGCGGGATCGAGCGCCGTCAGCCGCCGGCGGTCGAGTCGTAG
- a CDS encoding Y-family DNA polymerase: MAGGTLPGTATDEADGSDRVVFHVDMDCFYASCERLRRPELAGEPVVVGMGYEAGETIGAVATASYEARAFGVESAMPISEALDLLPRRVDADPDDPDAPDPEETGRYLPVDLDFYKEVASDVKAVLRDCADTLREVSVDEAYLDVTDRTAWDAAAGASAAAGPVEARTLAEGYARHVKQRIEREAGVPASVGVAPNMSTAKVASDADKPDGLVVVPPGSVASFLAPLPTAEIHGVGPVTERTLAEMGVETAADLAAADPDRLADALGERGPELCRRARGDDDREVTPTGLPKSLSRESSLSPTADEETKRETVAALAADVARRARERGCLYRTIGIKAVEPPYDVNTRARSLPGPVDDPDLVESVAFDLLAEFADDRVRKLGVRVSNLDFAESDQATLGGFEPGDGEGGGGGTASDRRHETRTRSTDADGGGGKLTDWVGDEPSAGEEDETDESRDRRASDRGDGQASLGDWE; encoded by the coding sequence ATGGCCGGCGGCACGCTCCCCGGGACCGCGACCGACGAGGCGGACGGGAGCGACCGCGTCGTGTTCCACGTGGACATGGACTGCTTTTACGCCTCCTGCGAGCGGCTCCGCCGCCCCGAACTCGCGGGCGAGCCCGTGGTCGTCGGCATGGGGTACGAGGCGGGCGAGACGATCGGCGCGGTCGCGACCGCGAGCTACGAGGCCCGCGCGTTCGGCGTCGAGAGCGCGATGCCGATCTCGGAGGCGCTCGACCTGCTTCCGCGCCGCGTCGACGCCGACCCCGACGACCCGGACGCGCCCGACCCCGAGGAGACCGGACGGTACCTCCCCGTCGACCTCGACTTCTACAAGGAGGTCGCGAGCGACGTGAAGGCCGTCCTCCGCGACTGCGCCGACACGCTCCGCGAGGTGAGCGTCGACGAGGCGTACCTCGACGTCACCGACCGGACCGCGTGGGACGCCGCGGCGGGAGCGAGCGCCGCGGCCGGCCCCGTCGAGGCGCGGACCCTCGCGGAGGGGTACGCCCGGCACGTCAAGCAGCGCATCGAGCGCGAGGCCGGGGTGCCCGCGAGCGTCGGCGTCGCGCCGAACATGTCGACCGCGAAGGTCGCCAGCGACGCCGACAAGCCGGACGGGCTCGTGGTCGTCCCGCCCGGCTCGGTCGCGTCGTTCCTCGCGCCGCTGCCGACCGCCGAGATCCACGGCGTCGGCCCGGTGACGGAGCGAACCCTCGCCGAGATGGGGGTCGAGACCGCCGCCGACCTCGCCGCCGCCGATCCCGACCGGCTGGCCGACGCGCTGGGCGAGCGCGGCCCGGAGCTCTGCCGGCGCGCCCGCGGCGACGACGACCGGGAGGTCACCCCGACCGGCCTCCCCAAGAGCCTCTCGCGGGAGTCGTCGCTGTCGCCGACGGCTGACGAGGAGACGAAGCGGGAGACGGTGGCGGCGCTCGCGGCCGACGTGGCCCGGCGGGCCCGCGAGCGCGGGTGCCTCTACCGCACCATCGGGATCAAGGCGGTCGAGCCGCCCTACGACGTCAACACCCGGGCGCGGAGCCTCCCCGGCCCGGTCGACGACCCCGACCTCGTGGAGTCGGTCGCGTTCGACCTCCTCGCGGAGTTCGCGGACGACCGCGTCCGCAAGCTCGGCGTGCGCGTCTCCAACCTCGATTTCGCCGAGAGCGACCAGGCGACCCTCGGGGGGTTCGAGCCGGGCGACGGCGAGGGCGGGGGAGGCGGAACCGCGAGCGACCGCCGCCACGAGACCCGGACGCGCTCGACTGACGCCGACGGCGGCGGCGGGAAGCTCACCGACTGGGTCGGGGACGAGCCGAGCGCCGGGGAGGAGGACGAGACGGACGAGTCCCGGGACCGACGGGCGAGCGACCGCGGCGACGGGCAGGCGTCGCTCGGCGACTGGGAGTGA
- a CDS encoding MFS transporter, with amino-acid sequence MGTLSGIADTDRRVIVLALARMVGAAGNSFLIVVLPLYIASDLIDVSALLGTEVGVGAASVTVTEPLLIGVVLSLFGFLNSLSQPVTGRLSDRIGVRRPFVLTGILLLGTASGLYTVADVYWQLVVLRAIQGFGAALIIPATVALVNEYASADADRGGNFGVYNTFRLIGFGFGPVLAGAVVEAGPYDLSPVGLPVIDGFDAAFAAACGGAYLSFALVFLLVRDAAESSEASDDLSIRVRGEDRLLDPVFALGLATVAMGMCIALYATLQNQVNVRLDQAPVWFGLQFAAVTIANVLLQVPVGQASDRIGRRPFLLAGFVLLAPTTLLQGIVTDPILMTLVRLAQGVAVAFVFAPSLALAGDLAREGESGTTLSVLTMGFGFGVALGPLASGWLVGFGFVVPFAVGAGLAVVALAAVVTQVEETLGASDDAGAVAAD; translated from the coding sequence ATGGGGACGCTCTCCGGCATCGCCGACACCGACCGGCGGGTCATCGTGCTCGCGCTCGCTCGGATGGTCGGGGCCGCCGGCAACTCCTTTCTCATCGTCGTGCTGCCGCTGTACATCGCGAGCGACCTGATCGACGTCAGCGCGCTCCTCGGGACCGAGGTCGGCGTGGGCGCGGCGTCGGTCACGGTGACCGAGCCGCTGCTCATCGGGGTCGTCCTCTCGCTTTTCGGCTTCCTCAACAGCCTCTCGCAGCCGGTGACCGGGCGGCTCTCGGACCGGATCGGGGTCCGACGCCCCTTCGTGCTGACCGGCATCCTCCTCCTGGGGACCGCCAGCGGGCTGTACACGGTCGCGGACGTCTACTGGCAGCTCGTCGTCCTGCGGGCGATTCAGGGGTTCGGCGCGGCGCTTATCATCCCCGCGACGGTCGCGCTGGTCAACGAGTACGCGTCGGCCGACGCCGACCGCGGCGGCAACTTCGGCGTGTACAACACCTTCCGGCTGATCGGCTTCGGCTTCGGCCCGGTGCTGGCCGGCGCCGTCGTCGAGGCCGGCCCGTACGACCTCTCGCCGGTCGGGCTTCCCGTGATCGACGGCTTCGACGCCGCCTTCGCGGCCGCCTGCGGCGGGGCGTACCTCAGCTTCGCCCTCGTCTTCCTGCTCGTCCGCGACGCCGCCGAGTCCAGCGAGGCGAGCGACGACCTCTCGATCCGGGTTCGCGGCGAGGACCGCCTGCTCGATCCGGTGTTCGCGCTCGGGCTGGCGACGGTGGCGATGGGGATGTGCATCGCGCTGTACGCGACGCTCCAGAACCAGGTGAACGTCCGGCTCGACCAGGCGCCGGTGTGGTTCGGGCTCCAGTTCGCCGCCGTCACCATCGCGAACGTGCTCTTACAGGTGCCCGTGGGACAGGCCAGCGACCGGATCGGGCGCCGCCCGTTCCTGCTCGCCGGCTTCGTCCTCCTCGCCCCGACGACGCTGCTGCAGGGGATCGTCACCGACCCGATCCTGATGACGCTCGTCCGGCTGGCGCAGGGGGTCGCCGTCGCGTTCGTCTTCGCGCCGTCGCTCGCGCTCGCTGGCGACCTCGCGCGGGAGGGCGAGTCCGGGACGACGCTGTCGGTGCTCACGATGGGGTTCGGCTTCGGCGTCGCGCTCGGCCCCCTCGCGTCCGGCTGGCTCGTCGGCTTCGGCTTCGTCGTCCCCTTCGCGGTGGGCGCCGGGCTCGCGGTCGTCGCGCTCGCCGCGGTCGTGACGCAGGTCGAGGAGACGCTCGGCGCGAGCGACGACGCCGGGGCGGTCGCGGCGGACTGA